The genomic interval TCAGCGGTCTGCGGTACGAAGCTGGACATGGCCTCCGACGCTAGGCCGGAGACGGGGCGGCGTGATCGGGGATGATCCCCATCTCTCCCTGGCCCCGACCCCGAGTCGGTTCCCTCTATCCGGCAGCCTGCCGCTTTCTGATCCACTCCTCGACGTCCCGCTTCAACCAGACGTTGCCCATCTTCAGTTTCTGGATCGGGGCCGGGAAGTCCCGGTGGCTGGTGATGACGTGGACTCGCTGTCGGGACAGGTTGCCGCCCAACATGTCGCGGATCTCCGCCACTCCGACCAGTTCCTCCACACGGCCGACGCTAAGCAACTGCACTTGCCGTTGACGTCGACAACTACGACGTC from Plantactinospora sp. BC1 carries:
- a CDS encoding AlpA family transcriptional regulator; the encoded protein is MEELVGVAEIRDMLGGNLSRQRVHVITSHRDFPAPIQKLKMGNVWLKRDVEEWIRKRQAAG